In Bos mutus isolate GX-2022 chromosome 10, NWIPB_WYAK_1.1, whole genome shotgun sequence, a single window of DNA contains:
- the LOC106701083 gene encoding ribonuclease homolog, which produces MDQPSFSEAQDLLHHQTDRPRTKISANHKYYCDLMMKARGLATDQSCKKNKTFVHSVSPGTRGLCEGPAVTCRKMSEVYNCHLIIFKVTQCNLYPEAVPPHCYYEGVTFQMDVRIVCVGKRPIHLDE; this is translated from the coding sequence ATGGACCAGCCTTCCTTCTCTGAGGCCCAGGACCTCCTCCATCACCAAACTGACAGGCCCAGAACAAAGATCTCTGCCAACCACAAATATTACTGTGACTTGATGATGAAGGCTCGAGGGCTGGCCACTGATCAGAGCTGTAAGAAGAACAAGACCTTTGTCCACAGTGTGTCACCCGGCACTCGTGGCCTTTGCGAGGGTCCAGCTGTGACATGTAGGAAGATGTCTGAGGTTTACAACTGCCACCTCATCATCTTCAAAGTCACTCAGTGTAATCTCTACCCAGAGGCTGTGCCCCCACACTGTTACTATGAAGGTGTCACCTTCCAGATGGATGTGAGAATAGTCTGTGTGGGCAAACGTCCAATTCATTTGGATGAATAG